In a genomic window of Cytobacillus sp. FSL H8-0458:
- a CDS encoding cold-shock protein translates to MNTGKVKWFNAEKGFGFIESSEGQDVFVHFSAIQTEGFKTLEEGQDVTFEIVEGNRGPQAANVTKA, encoded by the coding sequence ATGAACACAGGTAAAGTTAAATGGTTTAATGCAGAAAAAGGTTTCGGATTCATCGAATCTTCAGAAGGTCAAGATGTATTCGTACACTTCTCCGCTATCCAAACTGAAGGTTTCAAAACTTTAGAAGAAGGTCAAGACGTAACTTTCGAAATCGTTGAAGGTAACCGTGGACCTCAAGCTGCTAACGTAACAAAAGCATAA